TTCTCCCGCGCCCTGGAGTGGTCGCCGGACTGGCCCTACCTGGTGTTCTGCGCGCTCGCCCTCGGCCTGTACCTGGCGGGCGCCGTCCGGCTGTGGCGGCGCGGCGACAAGTGGCCGGCCGGCCGGGTGGTCGCCTGGACGGCGGGCGTCGGCACCGTCCTGCTGGTCACCAACACCGGCCTGAACGACTACGGCATGGTGCTGTTCAGCGCCCACATGATGCAGCACATGGTGCTGTCCATGCTCTCCCCGATCCTGCTGCTGCTCGGCGGCCCGATCACCCTGGCGCTGCGCGCCCTGCGCCCGGCCCGCAAGGGCAGCGGCCGGGGCCCGCGCGAACTGCTGGTCGCCCTGCTGCACTCCACCTACGTGCGGATCGTCTCGCACCCGGCGTTCACCATCCCGGCGTTCATCGCCAGCCTGTACGTGCTGTACTTCACGCCGCTGTTCGACTTCCTGATGCAGTACCGGGTCGGGCACCTGGCGATGATGCTGCACTTCCTCGCCGTCGGCCTGCTGTTCTTCTGGCCGATCATGGGCGTCGACCCCGGCCCGCACCGCCCCGGCTTCGTGATGCGGATCATCGAGCTGTTCATGGGCATGCCGTTCCACGCGTTC
This is a stretch of genomic DNA from Kitasatospora fiedleri. It encodes these proteins:
- a CDS encoding cytochrome c oxidase assembly protein gives rise to the protein MHHHGGGPLPPFTFSRALEWSPDWPYLVFCALALGLYLAGAVRLWRRGDKWPAGRVVAWTAGVGTVLLVTNTGLNDYGMVLFSAHMMQHMVLSMLSPILLLLGGPITLALRALRPARKGSGRGPRELLVALLHSTYVRIVSHPAFTIPAFIASLYVLYFTPLFDFLMQYRVGHLAMMLHFLAVGLLFFWPIMGVDPGPHRPGFVMRIIELFMGMPFHAFFGVAVMMASGQLVSTFSAATAPAGTNLHDDQQLAGGITWAFGEIPTAIVLIALTLQWAKSEERQARRRDRAADRDGDAELEAYNRYLASLERGANRATG